The nucleotide window ACTTTTCCGCCGGCATGGTGCGCCATATCGGCTTCTCCGCCCGCGCCGGCGAGATCGTCGGCATCGGTGGGCTGGTGGGGCAAGGTCAGGAAGACCTGCTGCTCGGCCTCTACGGTGCGATCCCGGCCTCCGCCGCTCAGGCCGAGGTATCGGGAAAACCCGGCCTGCCCGCAGATGTCGGCGCGGCGAATGCGGCGGGCATCGTCTATGTGCCGGCCGACCGCAAACATGAGGGACTGGTGCTGCCCCACTCCATCGCCGCCAATCTCATCCTGCCCTCGCTCGCACGGCTTGCCCGCAAGGGGCTGCGCGACCTGGCGGCGGAAAACGGCCTAGTCGCCGATCTCGCGCGTCGCCTGACGATCAAGGGCGATACGGCCCGCCCGGTGCAGGCGCTTTCCGGCGGCAACCAGCAGAAAGTGGCGCTGGCCAAATGGCTGCCGCTCGATCCGTCCGTTCTGCTCCTCAATGATCCGACGCGCGGCGTCGACATCGAGACCAAGCGTGAAATCTATCTGATGCTGCGCGCCTTCGCCGCCGAGGGGCGGCTCGTCATTCTCGCCAGTTCCGATACACCGGAGCTCGTCCATCTCTGCGACCGCGTCGTGGTTCTGCGCGAAGGCAGCATCGCGGCAACCCTGTCGCAGGATGCGATCAGCGAAAGCGCGATCGTCGGCGCGGCGATGGGTATTGCGGCGGCGACGCAGGGAGAGGCGGCATGAGCACGATTTCACCATCCCGGCTCTACGGCTCGATCCAGCTCCGCCGCAACCGCGGCCTCGGCGGCCTCTATCTCGTCGTCGCCGGCTTTCTCATCCTCTATGCGGTGCTCTTTCCCGGCATCCTGTCCGTCGGCGGTTTCTCCAAGTTCACGCAGAACTGGTTCCCGCTGGCGCTCGTCACCATGGCGCAGGCGCTGCTGATGCTGAACGGCGGCATCACCTTGGCGATCGGCCCGCTCGTCAGCCTCGGCGCGGTAATCGCGGCGACGACGATGCAAGGGGTGTTCGGCGTGCCGGGCGGCATTCTGGCGGTCGCGCTGGCCGGCCTTTCAATCGGCGCGGTCATCGGCGCCATCGTCACGCATCTGAGGCTGCCGGCGATCATCGTCACGCTGGCCGGCTCCTTCATCATCAGCGGTGTCGCGCTCATCCTGCTGCCGCGGCCGGGCGGGTTCATTCCCGATTGGCTGTCGACGGCGCTTGCCGGCCACACGCCCGTCGCCTTCCTGCTGCTCCTCGTGATCCTCATGCTCTGGAAAGCTTTTCTTGCAACGCCGCTCGGCCTCGGCATCTATGCGGCCGGCGACAACCCGGTCGGCGCATTCCGCTCCGGTGTCCCGGTCGAACGGGTGAAGGTCGCAGCCTTCGCGCTCTCCGGTCTGCTTGCAGCGCTGACCGGTCTTTTCGTCGCGGCGCAGACCGGCTCGGGCGATCCTGTGATCGGCACACCCTTCACGCTGAACTCGATTGCCGCTGCCGTGCTCGGTGGGGTGGGTTTCCTCGGCGGCAAGGGCACGATGCGCGGGGCGATCTGCGGCAGCCTGCTGCTCTCGGTGATGATCAACGTGATGTTCTTCCTAGGCTTTCCGCCGGTCGCGCAATATGTCGCGCAAGGGTTGATCATCGTCGGTGCGGTCGCCGTACCGGAGCTTCTTGGGGTTTGGAGGGCAAGGCGATGAACATCATCCGGTCCACATTCCGAAATCCGCCGCTCCTGACCTTGTTTCTGGTCGCGTTCGTCTGGATCGTCGCAAGCCTCTCGCTGCGCGGGTTCGGCGCCTACGGTCATCTGCGCTATCTCCTCGAACTCGCCGCGGTGATCGGCATCGTCGCGGCCGGGCAGACGCTCGTCATCCTGATGGGGGGCATCGATCTTTCGGTCGGGGCCGTCATCACCGTCACGGCGATCCTGCTGCCGCTGATTTCGCCGGCCTGGGATCCGACCGGCCTTGCCGGCATTGCGGCAGCGCTTGCCATCGCCACCGGCATCGGCCTGATGAACGGCGCGGGCGCTGCCTATCTGCGCGTGCCGCCGATCATCATGACGCTTGCCATGGCGACCTTCCTGCAGGGGCTGCTGGTCATCATCGCCGGCGGCAGCGCAGTCACCGTCAGCAATCCGGCCGTCATCCTGCTCGGGCAGGCGCGGCCGCTCGGCATTCCCTCGGGCATCATTCTGTGGCTCGCCGTTGCGATCGTCGTGCTGCTGCTCGTCCACCGCATGCCGATCGGCGCACGGTTTCTGGCGCTCGGGGCAAACCCGCTTGCCGCCCGGCTTTCCGGCATCAGCGTCACCCGCAACACGCTGATCGTCCATACGCTGTCGGGCTTTTTTGCCGGGCTGGCGGGCATTCTCGTGCTGGGCATGAACCGGCAAGGTTATGTCGGCATCGGCGATCCCTATCTGCTGACGTCGATCGCCGCCGTCGTGCTCGGCGGCACCTCCATCCTCGGCGGTCGCGGCACCTATGCCGGCACCATTCCGGGGGCGATCCTGCTCGTCACCACGACGGCGCTGATCACCGTCGTCAACGCCTCGCCCGGCTGGCGGTCGATCATGTTCGGCACGCTGATCCTCGCCCTCCTGCTCGTTTCCGGCCGGGAGGCGCGCCGATGAAAGAGCGTTACGACGGGCCGGTGATCGACCCGCACCACCATCTCTGGGACCTTGCGCTGGAACGCCATCCCTGGCTGCAGAAGGCGCGGGCACCGGGCGAGGAGATGGTATTCGGCAGCCTGGCGCCGATCCTTCGCGATTACGGCATC belongs to Rhizobium acidisoli and includes:
- a CDS encoding ABC transporter permease, with amino-acid sequence MNIIRSTFRNPPLLTLFLVAFVWIVASLSLRGFGAYGHLRYLLELAAVIGIVAAGQTLVILMGGIDLSVGAVITVTAILLPLISPAWDPTGLAGIAAALAIATGIGLMNGAGAAYLRVPPIIMTLAMATFLQGLLVIIAGGSAVTVSNPAVILLGQARPLGIPSGIILWLAVAIVVLLLVHRMPIGARFLALGANPLAARLSGISVTRNTLIVHTLSGFFAGLAGILVLGMNRQGYVGIGDPYLLTSIAAVVLGGTSILGGRGTYAGTIPGAILLVTTTALITVVNASPGWRSIMFGTLILALLLVSGREARR
- a CDS encoding ABC transporter permease produces the protein MSTISPSRLYGSIQLRRNRGLGGLYLVVAGFLILYAVLFPGILSVGGFSKFTQNWFPLALVTMAQALLMLNGGITLAIGPLVSLGAVIAATTMQGVFGVPGGILAVALAGLSIGAVIGAIVTHLRLPAIIVTLAGSFIISGVALILLPRPGGFIPDWLSTALAGHTPVAFLLLLVILMLWKAFLATPLGLGIYAAGDNPVGAFRSGVPVERVKVAAFALSGLLAALTGLFVAAQTGSGDPVIGTPFTLNSIAAAVLGGVGFLGGKGTMRGAICGSLLLSVMINVMFFLGFPPVAQYVAQGLIIVGAVAVPELLGVWRARR